From a region of the Citricoccus muralis genome:
- a CDS encoding DUF5129 domain-containing protein → MPTDTAHVRTGRRATPLTRTATRAATRATGWVAAFGLALGLLAAVPAALVLGASPAQADQAEEVILEDGAGVIHEPTLREGLDGISFYEPTTVVVWTQRGEAESNLNERLLADARENHPEWITDDGQKWTDGLFVYAIDPEGRLQGVYFGEDRKVGLDLQEDIREDAVDSLREANWTQAALDATESAAAVMNRPWYRHPGLWVGGGVLVVIGGIVGGVSAASRKSQRQKAQAELDRGNRAFANVSTDLEATELNAHTVPEDSTYGAMVLERYRTFHERYLQAARENDRLSGIPAKKLHRKEHRQAITAYMKQAEELDQLDDTVGSTNTLLNKYPGWPEAWDIQTAPMREDLGQIDELVTGQHKLKADQLSPLRSFRPEAERELERLGAGLETGQLSPDEALDGLDALRVRLTGLLDDYAKAQIDAFATSDAERQTLQQELERERHRASRRPGSILDTVHQPGWFWTATAFHLGYSSGQSHVVTAREQAEASSSNSSTGYGSSGGSFSGAGSSSSF, encoded by the coding sequence ATGCCCACCGACACCGCCCACGTCCGAACCGGACGGCGCGCCACACCTCTCACCAGAACGGCCACCAGGGCGGCGACCAGGGCTACCGGCTGGGTGGCGGCGTTCGGCCTGGCGCTCGGGCTGCTGGCCGCGGTGCCGGCGGCCCTCGTCCTGGGGGCCTCCCCCGCCCAGGCTGACCAAGCCGAGGAGGTCATCCTCGAGGACGGCGCCGGGGTCATCCACGAGCCGACCCTGCGCGAGGGCCTGGACGGGATCTCCTTCTATGAACCGACCACCGTGGTGGTCTGGACGCAGCGCGGCGAGGCCGAGTCCAACCTCAACGAGCGACTTCTGGCCGATGCCCGCGAGAACCATCCGGAGTGGATCACCGATGACGGGCAGAAGTGGACGGACGGTCTGTTCGTCTACGCGATCGACCCGGAGGGCCGCCTGCAGGGCGTCTATTTCGGTGAGGACCGCAAGGTCGGCCTGGACCTCCAGGAGGACATCCGGGAGGATGCGGTGGACTCCCTGCGGGAGGCCAACTGGACCCAGGCCGCCCTCGATGCCACCGAGTCCGCCGCGGCCGTGATGAATCGGCCCTGGTACCGGCACCCCGGGCTGTGGGTTGGCGGCGGGGTCCTGGTGGTCATCGGCGGCATCGTCGGCGGGGTGAGCGCCGCCAGCAGGAAGAGCCAGCGGCAGAAGGCCCAGGCGGAACTGGACCGGGGGAACCGGGCCTTCGCCAACGTCAGCACGGACCTCGAGGCCACGGAGTTGAACGCCCATACCGTGCCCGAGGATTCCACGTACGGGGCCATGGTGCTGGAGCGGTACCGAACGTTCCACGAACGCTATCTGCAGGCCGCCCGGGAGAACGACCGGTTGTCCGGCATCCCGGCGAAGAAGCTGCACCGCAAGGAACACCGTCAGGCCATCACCGCCTACATGAAGCAGGCAGAGGAACTCGACCAGCTCGACGACACCGTGGGCAGCACCAACACGCTGTTGAACAAGTATCCGGGCTGGCCCGAGGCCTGGGACATCCAGACCGCGCCGATGCGGGAGGACCTGGGGCAGATCGACGAGCTGGTGACGGGGCAGCACAAGCTCAAGGCCGACCAGCTCTCGCCGTTGCGCTCCTTCCGGCCCGAGGCGGAACGGGAGTTGGAGCGGCTAGGCGCGGGCCTGGAGACCGGCCAACTCTCCCCGGACGAGGCACTCGACGGACTGGATGCCCTGCGGGTCCGCCTGACCGGGCTGCTGGACGACTACGCCAAGGCCCAGATCGACGCCTTCGCCACGTCCGATGCCGAGCGTCAGACCCTGCAGCAGGAACTGGAACGAGAACGCCACCGCGCCTCCCGCCGTCCTGGCTCGATCCTGGACACGGTGCACCAGCCCGGATGGTTCTGGACCGCGACCGCCTTCCACCTCGGATACTCCTCGGGCCAGTCCCACGTGGTGACGGCGCGGGAACAGGCGGAGGCCTCCTCCTCAAACTCCTCGACCGGATACGGCAGCTCCGGCGGCAGCTTCTCCGGCGCCGGCTCCTCCTCCAGCTTCTGA
- a CDS encoding NADPH-dependent F420 reductase gives MTELPGTPRPLNILGAGRAGTSLARAAASAGLPVRIASSRPPTAMRLHLAQYAPRTTAVAAAEIAQDGTEQPIVVLMVPQEDLDSVDPDWLDGCVLVDATNRWAEEPLPGWLQSALDAGRSSSQAVAARFSGATVVKALNHVSHWDLDTAGRSPGPERRALGVASDSEDAAAAVGRLAVDLGFVPVLLPGLAAGRTLEPDGPVFNRPMSAPELALLTGGTVVQD, from the coding sequence GTGACTGAGCTTCCGGGCACGCCCCGCCCCCTCAACATCCTCGGCGCCGGCCGGGCGGGGACCTCGCTCGCCCGGGCCGCCGCCTCGGCCGGTCTCCCCGTGCGGATCGCGTCCAGCCGGCCACCCACCGCGATGCGCCTGCACCTGGCCCAGTACGCGCCCCGGACCACCGCGGTGGCGGCAGCGGAGATCGCGCAGGACGGGACGGAACAGCCGATCGTGGTGCTGATGGTCCCCCAGGAGGACCTCGACTCCGTGGACCCGGACTGGCTGGATGGCTGCGTCCTCGTGGACGCCACCAACCGCTGGGCCGAGGAGCCGCTCCCGGGCTGGCTCCAATCCGCGCTCGACGCCGGCCGGTCCAGTTCCCAAGCTGTGGCCGCCCGGTTCTCCGGCGCCACAGTGGTGAAGGCTCTGAACCACGTCAGCCACTGGGACCTGGACACCGCGGGCCGATCCCCGGGCCCCGAGCGGCGAGCGCTGGGAGTGGCCTCGGACAGCGAGGATGCCGCGGCCGCCGTCGGGCGATTGGCCGTTGACCTGGGGTTTGTCCCGGTACTGCTGCCCGGGCTGGCCGCCGGCCGGACCCTGGAGCCGGACGGGCCGGTCTTCAACCGGCCGATGTCCGCGCCCGAGCTGGCCCTCCTCACCGGCGGTACTGTGGTGCAGGACTGA
- a CDS encoding carboxymuconolactone decarboxylase family protein, giving the protein MSTDARQDPLAFYLDKSDPAAWKAVGGLAVAAKDAARKAGLDDQLVELVNLRISQINGCAYCLEVHTRKGIDAGLDSQRLGLLAAWREADALYSETERAALDLAETVTMLPGQEDQHVSQLMSHHVLTDEQYSAVQWLAITMNVTNRISILSHHPVRRR; this is encoded by the coding sequence ATGAGCACTGACGCACGCCAGGATCCGTTGGCCTTCTACCTGGACAAGTCCGACCCCGCCGCGTGGAAGGCCGTGGGCGGATTGGCCGTCGCCGCGAAGGACGCCGCCCGGAAGGCCGGCCTGGACGATCAACTCGTGGAGCTCGTGAACCTGCGCATCTCCCAGATCAACGGCTGCGCCTACTGCCTCGAGGTCCACACCCGCAAGGGGATCGACGCCGGCCTCGACTCCCAGCGCCTCGGCCTGTTGGCTGCCTGGCGGGAGGCGGACGCCCTGTACAGCGAGACCGAGCGGGCCGCCCTGGACCTGGCCGAGACGGTCACCATGCTGCCCGGCCAGGAGGACCAGCACGTCAGCCAGCTGATGAGCCACCATGTGCTGACGGACGAGCAGTACTCCGCCGTCCAGTGGCTGGCCATCACCATGAACGTCACCAACCGCATCTCCATCCTGTCCCACCACCCGGTCAGGCGCCGTTGA
- the glgB gene encoding 1,4-alpha-glucan branching protein GlgB has protein sequence MSESPPDLHDLHDLLIRWLPGQRWFPLRGDVALRQAGELRLASAADSTGDIQLLSLILTAAPAGSEGSDANEDAVAVSVPLTMRREEIPGASAALIGRGDTPSGPRWVYDGTQDPAFVAAWLELMRSEARTESSGAGGVAGHAYAGFRDWPAFDPGTLDLRVLQGEQSNTSVVVGADPGRLILKFFRVLAPGTHPDVEIGLALSAGGSSEVPVTFGSATATWTGPGTAAGAQTRGETGELCVLREFIEDSRDAWREATDAAAAGRDFTTEAAGIGAATGRLHLALAEAFGTRPVFDGSEGTPAVFTALADRLGWGWREAATAVGEEHGDKLRAVIDSLRSPEARAGIPPLQRIHADYHLGQVLASPATAATAGPAGWRWTVLDFEGEPLREATERSGWDLPLRDVVGMLRSFDYAGALSGAAAWTEPAQQAFLEGYESAVGKTVDTGSTVFTALMLDKALYETAYELRHRPDWVEVPAAAVRGLLRRAAVAATVGPERQSTIQEDAVEPDHAAQDTARSPAAKDLTAPLEVHAEVLAAVANGRYHQPHEVLGAHLGDTGTVTFRVLRPLAEDLAVLLDDGTRVPLRHEHEGVWVGTAPATDPGHVPGYRILVTYPGVAEAEQDDPYRYLPTVGELDQHLFREGRHETLWTVLGARVRHYSSPQGDITGTSFAVWAPNAAAVRVKGDFNGWDGRQHALRSLGDSGLWEIFVPGIGVGTVYKYAILGRDGHWRDKADPMARWTEVPPASGSRVEDSRYAFGDEAWMEKRAATNPHDAAMSVYEVHAGSWRPGLSYRELADQLVEYVSWQGFTHVEFMPVAEHPFGGSWGYQVTGYYAPTSRFGSPDDFKYLVDRLHQAGIGVLLDWVPAHFPKDDWALATFDGQPLYEYADPRKGEHPDWGTLVFDYGRTEVRNFLVANALYWLEEFHIDGLRVDAVASMLYLDYSREDGEWVPNVHGGNHNLEAISFLQETTATAYRRNPGIVMIAEESTAFSGVTAPTSHDGLGFGLKWNMGWMHDSLAYLSEDPVNRKWHHHEMTFSTVYAWSENYVLPLSHDEVVHGKGSLLRKMPGDRWQQLASLRAYYGYMWAHPGKQLLFMGSEFGQESEWRESHGLDWWLTDTPSHKGLMKTVRDLNLLYRDAPELWSQDNDPAGFQWIDQNDGDRNLFSFIRWSTPEAGAGEPRPLVCVTNLSGNPHHEVRLGLPFSGQWREVLNTDAESYGGSGLGNDGRIEASDEAWQGQPASAVITAPPLATVYLRPIR, from the coding sequence ATGAGCGAGTCTCCTCCGGACCTCCACGATCTCCACGACCTCCTCATCCGGTGGCTTCCGGGCCAACGGTGGTTTCCGCTCCGGGGAGACGTCGCGTTGCGCCAGGCCGGCGAGCTCCGGTTGGCCTCGGCTGCAGACAGCACCGGTGACATCCAGCTCCTGTCGCTGATCCTCACGGCCGCTCCCGCAGGAAGCGAAGGAAGCGATGCAAACGAGGACGCCGTCGCCGTGTCCGTCCCCCTGACGATGCGCCGGGAGGAGATCCCGGGCGCCTCAGCCGCGCTGATCGGCCGCGGTGACACGCCGTCCGGTCCCCGGTGGGTCTACGACGGCACGCAGGACCCGGCCTTCGTCGCTGCGTGGTTGGAGCTGATGCGCAGTGAGGCGCGTACTGAGAGCAGCGGGGCTGGCGGAGTCGCAGGCCACGCCTATGCCGGCTTCCGCGACTGGCCCGCCTTCGACCCCGGGACCCTGGACCTGCGCGTGCTCCAGGGCGAACAGTCCAACACGTCCGTGGTGGTGGGCGCTGATCCAGGTCGGCTCATCCTCAAGTTCTTCCGGGTGCTGGCCCCGGGCACCCATCCCGACGTCGAGATCGGCCTGGCGCTGTCCGCCGGCGGTTCCAGCGAGGTCCCCGTGACCTTTGGCTCGGCCACGGCAACGTGGACTGGCCCCGGGACGGCGGCGGGTGCGCAGACACGTGGGGAGACGGGTGAGCTCTGCGTGCTGCGCGAGTTCATCGAGGACTCCCGGGACGCCTGGCGGGAGGCCACCGATGCGGCCGCCGCCGGTCGCGACTTCACCACCGAGGCCGCCGGGATCGGCGCTGCCACGGGACGATTGCACCTGGCCCTCGCCGAGGCCTTCGGCACTCGCCCCGTTTTCGACGGAAGCGAGGGAACACCGGCCGTCTTCACGGCGCTCGCGGACCGCCTCGGGTGGGGGTGGCGCGAGGCGGCCACGGCCGTGGGAGAGGAGCACGGGGACAAGCTGCGCGCGGTGATCGACTCACTGCGGTCCCCGGAGGCGAGAGCCGGGATACCGCCGCTGCAGCGGATCCACGCCGACTACCACCTCGGACAGGTCCTGGCCTCGCCGGCTACCGCCGCCACCGCGGGACCGGCGGGCTGGCGCTGGACGGTCCTCGACTTCGAGGGCGAACCCCTCCGGGAGGCGACGGAGCGATCGGGCTGGGACCTGCCGCTGCGCGATGTCGTCGGGATGCTGCGGTCCTTCGACTACGCCGGTGCCCTGTCCGGGGCCGCGGCCTGGACGGAACCGGCCCAGCAGGCCTTTCTCGAGGGTTACGAGTCCGCCGTCGGGAAGACGGTGGACACCGGATCCACCGTCTTCACCGCCCTGATGCTGGACAAGGCGCTCTACGAGACCGCCTACGAGCTGCGCCACCGCCCGGACTGGGTCGAGGTCCCAGCAGCGGCCGTCCGCGGACTCCTGCGCCGGGCCGCCGTGGCGGCTACCGTGGGCCCAGAACGCCAGAGCACCATCCAGGAGGATGCCGTGGAACCGGATCATGCCGCGCAGGACACCGCTAGAAGCCCCGCAGCGAAGGACCTCACAGCGCCGCTGGAGGTGCACGCGGAGGTGCTGGCCGCCGTCGCGAACGGCCGCTACCACCAGCCGCACGAGGTGCTCGGGGCCCACCTGGGGGACACCGGCACCGTGACGTTCCGGGTGCTACGGCCCCTGGCCGAGGACTTGGCCGTCCTGCTCGACGACGGCACGCGTGTACCGCTGCGCCATGAACACGAGGGCGTGTGGGTCGGGACGGCTCCCGCCACGGACCCGGGACATGTCCCGGGCTACCGGATCCTCGTGACCTACCCCGGGGTGGCCGAGGCGGAGCAGGACGATCCGTACCGGTACCTGCCCACCGTGGGGGAGTTGGACCAGCACCTGTTCCGTGAGGGCCGGCACGAGACGTTGTGGACGGTCCTCGGCGCGCGGGTCCGCCACTACTCCTCGCCCCAGGGCGACATCACGGGCACCTCCTTCGCTGTCTGGGCCCCCAATGCCGCGGCCGTGCGGGTCAAGGGTGACTTCAACGGTTGGGACGGTCGCCAGCACGCCCTGCGTTCGCTGGGCGACTCGGGCCTCTGGGAGATCTTCGTCCCGGGGATCGGCGTCGGAACCGTCTACAAGTACGCGATCCTCGGCCGCGACGGCCACTGGCGGGACAAAGCCGACCCCATGGCCCGCTGGACCGAGGTGCCGCCGGCCTCCGGCTCCCGGGTGGAGGACTCCCGGTATGCCTTCGGGGACGAGGCGTGGATGGAGAAGCGGGCGGCGACCAATCCGCACGACGCGGCCATGAGTGTCTATGAGGTGCACGCCGGGTCCTGGCGGCCGGGTTTGAGCTACCGCGAGCTGGCGGACCAGCTGGTCGAGTACGTCTCCTGGCAGGGATTCACCCATGTGGAGTTCATGCCGGTGGCGGAGCACCCCTTCGGGGGGTCCTGGGGCTACCAGGTCACGGGGTACTACGCACCCACGTCCCGGTTCGGCTCCCCGGATGACTTCAAATACCTGGTGGACCGGTTGCACCAGGCCGGCATCGGTGTGCTCCTGGACTGGGTGCCCGCGCACTTCCCCAAGGACGACTGGGCCCTGGCGACGTTCGATGGCCAGCCCCTGTACGAGTACGCCGACCCACGCAAAGGCGAACACCCGGACTGGGGCACCCTCGTGTTCGACTACGGCCGTACCGAGGTGCGGAACTTCCTGGTGGCCAACGCCCTGTACTGGCTGGAGGAGTTCCACATCGACGGGCTGCGCGTGGACGCCGTCGCCTCGATGCTGTACCTGGACTACTCCCGCGAGGACGGGGAGTGGGTGCCGAACGTGCACGGTGGCAACCACAACCTCGAGGCCATCAGCTTCCTGCAGGAGACCACGGCCACGGCCTACCGGCGCAACCCCGGGATCGTGATGATCGCCGAGGAGTCCACGGCGTTCTCCGGAGTGACCGCGCCGACGAGTCATGACGGGCTCGGCTTCGGCCTGAAGTGGAACATGGGCTGGATGCACGATTCCCTCGCCTACCTGTCCGAGGACCCGGTCAACCGCAAGTGGCATCACCACGAGATGACGTTCTCGACGGTCTATGCATGGAGCGAGAACTACGTGCTGCCGCTCTCGCATGACGAGGTAGTTCACGGCAAGGGATCGCTGTTGCGCAAGATGCCGGGAGACCGGTGGCAGCAGTTGGCCTCCCTGCGGGCGTACTACGGCTACATGTGGGCGCACCCGGGCAAGCAGCTGCTGTTCATGGGTTCCGAGTTCGGCCAGGAATCGGAATGGCGGGAATCCCATGGGCTGGACTGGTGGCTCACGGACACCCCCAGCCACAAGGGGCTCATGAAGACCGTGCGTGACCTGAACCTCCTGTACCGCGACGCCCCCGAGCTGTGGAGCCAGGACAACGATCCGGCCGGATTCCAGTGGATCGACCAGAACGACGGCGACCGGAACCTCTTCTCGTTCATCCGCTGGTCCACTCCGGAGGCCGGTGCGGGAGAGCCACGTCCCCTGGTCTGCGTGACGAACCTGTCCGGCAACCCCCATCACGAGGTCCGCCTGGGACTGCCGTTCTCGGGGCAGTGGCGCGAGGTCCTGAACACCGATGCGGAGAGCTACGGCGGGTCCGGTCTCGGCAATGACGGACGGATCGAGGCGTCGGATGAAGCGTGGCAGGGGCAGCCGGCGTCCGCGGTGATCACCGCCCCGCCACTCGCGACGGTGTACCTTCGACCGATCCGCTGA
- a CDS encoding pirin family protein — protein sequence MSNTETDPQETVCRTKPSTGPRFTEGLSNGVDPHTGGTGTVELLEPRAVPLGGPRAMTVKRTLPQRARSLIGAWCFLDFYGPDDVSATGGMAVPRHPHTGLATVSWLFTGRVDHIDSAGHWATVRPGEVNLMNAGSGITHSEYSTADTTVLHGAQLWYAFPEHARATAPSLEAHRPEPVTGPGYTARVFLGSLLGSTSPVKTHLPLTGVELRMDPGTTLEVDVPAGHEHGLLQVTGTISLDGVEIPEDHLGFVGPGRTRLRITSGSDPVIALLIGGEPLGEQIIMWWNFVGRTHEEIVAWRAAYQAEMGFEVPWEDSPLTGAALGAPVSADLLDATIGTSYRDGRTFPQFGDFPADTPAPLPAPALPTTRMRPRANPPAK from the coding sequence ATGAGCAACACCGAGACTGACCCGCAGGAGACCGTCTGCAGGACCAAGCCGTCCACTGGTCCGCGCTTCACCGAGGGCCTCTCGAACGGCGTGGACCCGCACACCGGTGGCACCGGCACGGTCGAGCTCCTCGAACCCCGCGCGGTCCCGCTCGGCGGGCCCCGGGCCATGACCGTCAAACGCACCCTGCCGCAGCGGGCCCGCTCCCTGATCGGCGCCTGGTGCTTCTTGGACTTCTACGGCCCGGATGACGTCTCCGCCACCGGGGGCATGGCGGTCCCCCGTCACCCTCACACGGGGCTGGCGACCGTCTCCTGGCTGTTCACCGGGCGGGTGGACCACATCGACTCCGCCGGTCATTGGGCCACCGTCCGCCCCGGTGAGGTCAACCTCATGAACGCCGGTTCCGGGATCACCCATTCGGAGTACTCCACGGCGGACACCACCGTCCTCCACGGTGCCCAGCTCTGGTACGCCTTCCCGGAGCACGCCCGTGCCACCGCTCCCTCGCTCGAGGCCCACCGACCCGAGCCGGTGACCGGGCCCGGCTACACCGCCCGCGTCTTCCTCGGCTCCCTGCTGGGATCCACCTCCCCGGTGAAGACCCACCTGCCGCTCACGGGCGTGGAGTTGCGAATGGACCCCGGCACCACGCTGGAGGTGGACGTCCCCGCTGGCCACGAGCATGGCCTGCTCCAGGTCACCGGGACCATCTCCCTGGACGGGGTCGAGATTCCCGAGGACCACCTCGGCTTCGTCGGTCCCGGCCGGACCCGCCTGAGGATCACCTCCGGATCGGACCCCGTCATCGCGCTGCTGATCGGCGGCGAGCCCCTGGGCGAGCAGATCATCATGTGGTGGAACTTCGTGGGCCGCACCCACGAGGAGATCGTGGCCTGGCGCGCCGCCTACCAAGCCGAGATGGGCTTCGAGGTGCCATGGGAGGACTCCCCACTGACCGGCGCTGCGCTGGGCGCACCGGTGTCCGCAGATCTGCTGGACGCCACGATCGGCACCAGCTATCGCGATGGCCGGACTTTCCCGCAGTTCGGCGACTTCCCGGCGGACACCCCCGCCCCACTGCCCGCCCCGGCACTGCCCACCACCCGCATGCGGCCCCGCGCCAATCCTCCGGCGAAGTAG
- the rraA gene encoding ribonuclease E activity regulator RraA: MTPGFTTCDLYDADETLQSCSLQFEDLGARSVFTGPVRTIRCHRDNGLIKQVLNSPGHGAVLVVDGGGSLESALMGDLIAGAAVRNGWAGVVIHGAIRDRAVVRTLDLGVKALGSNPRKSAKDGAGEADVPVEFGGVTFTPGATLWADEDGILVTP; this comes from the coding sequence ATGACCCCCGGATTCACCACCTGTGATCTCTATGACGCGGACGAGACGCTGCAGTCCTGTTCGCTCCAGTTCGAGGACCTCGGCGCCCGGTCGGTGTTCACCGGCCCCGTGCGGACCATCCGCTGCCACCGGGACAACGGGCTGATCAAACAGGTCCTGAACTCCCCCGGACACGGCGCCGTCCTCGTGGTGGACGGCGGCGGCTCCCTGGAGTCCGCCCTCATGGGCGACCTGATCGCCGGGGCCGCCGTGCGGAACGGCTGGGCCGGAGTGGTCATCCACGGGGCCATCCGGGACCGGGCCGTGGTCCGCACCCTGGACCTGGGCGTCAAGGCCCTGGGGTCCAATCCCCGCAAGTCCGCCAAGGACGGGGCCGGCGAGGCGGACGTCCCCGTGGAGTTCGGCGGGGTGACGTTCACCCCGGGTGCCACCCTCTGGGCGGACGAGGACGGCATCCTGGTCACACCGTGA
- a CDS encoding GNAT family N-acetyltransferase, whose protein sequence is MSDQTPSLDHPQVVQGSKPRYEIHVDASGEPAGKTYFTEHAAADGTRQRIFPHTEVSEEYSGHGLASTLVRGALDQSIAEGYRIVAVCPYVKGWIEKHPEYQEHVDATKPEHLQALERR, encoded by the coding sequence ATGAGTGACCAGACACCATCCCTGGACCACCCGCAGGTCGTCCAGGGCAGCAAGCCGCGGTACGAGATCCACGTGGACGCCTCGGGCGAGCCGGCCGGCAAGACCTACTTCACCGAGCATGCAGCGGCCGATGGGACCCGGCAGCGGATCTTCCCCCATACCGAGGTGTCCGAGGAGTACAGCGGCCATGGGCTCGCCTCGACCCTGGTCCGCGGCGCGTTGGACCAGTCCATTGCCGAGGGGTACCGGATCGTCGCCGTCTGCCCGTATGTGAAGGGGTGGATCGAGAAACACCCTGAGTACCAGGAGCATGTGGACGCCACCAAGCCGGAGCACCTGCAGGCGCTCGAGCGCCGGTAG